CACTATTGCTtaaataatatttgatatgGAGTATAAGTAGAATGAATGTATATTGGATATtagatacatatattttcttcaaagataatccgtgtatattatataattgtagtctgcaactaaacaaacaaattacttgAGTGGGGGCATCTGCCCCCAGTGAGCCTTCATTGGCTCCGTCCATGACTTGTATAAAATGCTGGTCTTGAAGAGTGTGAAACCATTGTCTAGACTCGAGGGATAATCTCTGAGTCTGAAGAACACTACTGTGGAGAAAAACGTTGAAAACAATCTTTGGAAACTTCTGGTGAATTTGTTAGCAGCTCAGTTTAAGTTTGGATTGTATGCTTTAGAGCCGGAAAATGATTTCTCACTATGGTTTGTTTAACGCCGGAAATTGCTCTCTATAAGCTTATGAAACAACTGTGTGCTCCGGTTCACAAGTTTGTTTATCATGAATAGAGTAAACATGAGGACATCAATGGAGGTCACAGATGGCCTGGAGGAGATTCTAATGGGTAGTAACGTCTGCATCCGTTTATTCTTCGAATCTTCTTGCAGGAAAGTGGGAATCTAGAGCCAATCAAGAAGCAAGATAAAACTAGTGGGATAGGAAAAACCAGGTCTGCCACGAAGGATCAGGTCGTCATTTCCAACTCTCAGGTTTCTCAGCAGGAGAGCTCCCCTCCACTGATTACTGCATTGAAGGCTTCAGCTGAACAAAGTGCTGCTACATTTCACTTCCCTGGGCACAACAGAGGTCGAGCTGCACCATCTTCTTTAACTAAGCTTATTGGCTTAAAGCCATTTGTTCATGATTTGCCTGAGCTTCCTGATCTTGACGACCTCTTTTCCCCGAAAGGGCCCATTTTAGAAGCACAACAACAGGCGGCCAGTCTCTTTGGGTCAACCGAGACATGGTTCCTTGTAGGAGGAACCACATGTGGAATTCAGGCAGCAATTATGGCTACATGTTCCCCTGGAGAAATTTTAATTCTCCCTCGCAATTCGCATATATCAGCCATATCTGCTATGATATTGTCGGGTGCAGTACCTAAGTACATCATCCCGCATTATAATTTTCACTGGGACATTGCTGGTGGGGTCACTCCATCACAGGTAAGTCTACGTTGGTACCTTTCAAAGCATTTCTTCGCTTGTAGAAAGATTTTCTGTTAGTCTGTATATGACCCAATTTGCTCGTTATAACAGGTAGAGGCTGCAATCAAGGAAGTGGAGAAAGAAGGCCGAAAAGCAGCTGCAGTTTTGGTCACTTCCCCCACTTATCATGGTATATGCAGCAACGTGAGGGAGATAACCCAGTTGTGCCATTCTCATGGAATTCCTGTGATTGTTGATGAGGCTCATGGCGCACATCTAGGATTTCATCCTGAGATGCCATATTCGGCCATGCAGCAAGGTGCTGACCTAGCCGTTCAATCCACTCACAAGGTTCTCTGCTCTCTCACACAATCATCAATGTTGCATATGTCTGGGAGTATTGTAGATAGAGAGAGAATTTCAAGATGTCTTCAAACGCTTCAAAGTAGTAGTCCTAGTTATCTGCTTCTGGCATCATTAGATGCTGCTAGAGCTCAAATTAGTGAAAAtccagaaaatatttttgataaaGCGTTACAGTTGGCCATTGAAGTGAAGAATACGATAAGAAAAATTTCAGGTATTTCAGTTCTCGACCATCAAAGCTTCCCTAATTTCCCTTCAACTGATCCCCTGCGGCTTACCATAGGATTCCAACAGCTTGGCTTGTCCGGTTATGAAGCCGATGAAATCTTGTACAAGGATCATGAAATCATTTGTGAACTTGTTGAAACCCAATCCATTACTTTTGCACTTAACCTTGGAACCTGTAGAGAGCATGTCCAGAGGTTATTATCGGGAATAAAGCACCTGGTGGCCGCTTCTGCATCAACTCAGGCTGCTAAAAGGAAAGTGGAAGGAGTTGGTGAGTCTGCAATCTTTGCAGAAATTGAAACAAGCTTAGTTCCTAGAGATGCCTTTTTTAGTGGTAAAAGAAGAGTGAGGGTTGAAAACAGCCTTGGGGAAAT
The nucleotide sequence above comes from Malus sylvestris chromosome 16, drMalSylv7.2, whole genome shotgun sequence. Encoded proteins:
- the LOC126607302 gene encoding uncharacterized protein LOC126607302, giving the protein MFSTSSASSLNFSSFHLGLGNNWNFRTCARPTACLSQSQESGNLEPIKKQDKTSGIGKTRSATKDQVVISNSQVSQQESSPPLITALKASAEQSAATFHFPGHNRGRAAPSSLTKLIGLKPFVHDLPELPDLDDLFSPKGPILEAQQQAASLFGSTETWFLVGGTTCGIQAAIMATCSPGEILILPRNSHISAISAMILSGAVPKYIIPHYNFHWDIAGGVTPSQVEAAIKEVEKEGRKAAAVLVTSPTYHGICSNVREITQLCHSHGIPVIVDEAHGAHLGFHPEMPYSAMQQGADLAVQSTHKVLCSLTQSSMLHMSGSIVDRERISRCLQTLQSSSPSYLLLASLDAARAQISENPENIFDKALQLAIEVKNTIRKISGISVLDHQSFPNFPSTDPLRLTIGFQQLGLSGYEADEILYKDHEIICELVETQSITFALNLGTCREHVQRLLSGIKHLVAASASTQAAKRKVEGVGESAIFAEIETSLVPRDAFFSGKRRVRVENSLGEICGELICSYPPGIPVIIPGETITKKALDYLLHVRSKGAVISGASDPELASIVVCSK